One genomic segment of Sanyastnella coralliicola includes these proteins:
- the bshA gene encoding N-acetyl-alpha-D-glucosaminyl L-malate synthase BshA — protein MKIGIVCYPTFGGSGVVATELGKSLAAKGHEIHFITYNQPVRLGSFRKNIFYHEVNVSEYPLFDYPPYELVLASKMVDVVKHEKLDLLHVHYAIPHASAAYTAKKILAEQGIELPVVTTLHGTDITLLGRDASFEPVISFAINKSDAVTAVSNSLKNDTYKLFGVNKDISVIPNFVCLDQFKLEANEELRAAHAPNGEKIITHISNFRPVKRVEDVVRVFAEVRKKVPAKLLLVGDGPERNRIEQLCRELRTCEDVIMLGKLKNPVEALSISDLFFLPSEAESFGLSALEAMAAGIPVISTNTGGLPEVNRHGVTGMMSDVGDVEDMTKNTLYLLENKELLAKFSKQAKERAKDFDIHSVLPQYEALYARLIEKQAVANG, from the coding sequence ATGAAGATCGGAATCGTCTGTTACCCCACCTTTGGAGGAAGTGGTGTTGTTGCCACAGAGCTTGGGAAATCATTGGCTGCGAAAGGCCATGAGATTCACTTTATCACCTACAACCAGCCGGTTCGTCTAGGGAGCTTCCGCAAGAATATCTTTTACCATGAAGTCAACGTCTCTGAGTACCCACTCTTTGACTATCCTCCTTACGAGTTGGTATTGGCAAGCAAAATGGTAGATGTAGTGAAGCACGAGAAACTCGACCTTCTTCATGTACACTATGCCATCCCTCACGCTTCTGCAGCATACACGGCGAAGAAAATTCTCGCTGAGCAAGGGATTGAACTTCCGGTAGTAACAACACTACACGGAACAGACATTACACTTCTTGGTCGCGACGCTTCATTTGAACCGGTGATCTCTTTTGCCATCAACAAAAGCGACGCGGTAACAGCTGTTTCGAATAGCTTAAAGAACGATACCTACAAACTGTTTGGAGTGAACAAAGACATCTCTGTCATTCCCAACTTCGTTTGTCTGGATCAATTCAAACTCGAAGCAAACGAAGAGCTGAGAGCTGCGCACGCCCCTAACGGTGAAAAGATCATCACCCACATTTCGAACTTCCGTCCGGTAAAACGTGTGGAAGACGTAGTGCGTGTATTCGCTGAAGTGCGCAAGAAGGTTCCTGCAAAACTTTTACTTGTAGGTGATGGACCAGAACGTAACCGCATTGAACAACTATGCCGCGAACTGCGTACTTGTGAAGATGTGATCATGCTAGGTAAGCTTAAAAATCCTGTAGAGGCGCTGTCGATTTCAGACCTCTTCTTCCTCCCTTCTGAAGCCGAGAGTTTCGGACTTTCAGCCCTGGAAGCAATGGCTGCTGGAATCCCTGTGATCTCTACGAACACTGGAGGATTACCAGAAGTGAACCGACACGGAGTTACCGGAATGATGAGTGACGTTGGCGACGTGGAAGACATGACCAAGAACACCTTGTACTTGTTAGAGAATAAAGAGCTACTGGCCAAGTTCTCGAAACAAGCCAAAGAGCGTGCGAAAGATTTCGACATTCACTCCGTTCTTCCACAGTACGAAGCATTGTACGCTCGATTGATAGAAAAACAAGCGGTAGCAAATGGCTGA